One genomic segment of candidate division KSB1 bacterium includes these proteins:
- a CDS encoding aminoglycoside phosphotransferase family protein yields MPRRIKISNDEHLPQLGVALDAAAMQEVLKRQFPELASGPWQIYGMIVKEFHHRPGRKCEVVYGLYFKNAVTSELHRQTLSATVLPNSEAETLFADEQQHPHFQPPIGFAVHLIPEVGMILWGFPNDPRLRRLPALVDPVLLQEILQQNWASLQVPRDHRLAGVDTEVVKYVPQDRCTLKHTLRLQNAGHDDKLVVFSKTYSDKTDGEPIFGVVRDLWNAPVCQSGALAIPEPLFFNRELNVIFQRGLAGLNMDESEILSRIDLEAAMEKIGVALAGIHQSAVPASSFRSLQKEIYEVAEGMEALCKFNPAYQAPLEAINEELWQRLPALPSLGSVPIHGAFRLSQLLIAGDKIGLVDFDGFLQGDPVVDVGSFVAHLLYLVVKGDLTETRSRAAIRRFCRAYAEAVPWGLPDDLLHWCVPVMLISKQAKKCIRLAKDNHAAKVEQLVNWAGAILEGKERLA; encoded by the coding sequence ATGCCCCGTCGCATCAAAATATCCAATGACGAGCATCTGCCGCAGCTTGGCGTGGCTTTGGATGCCGCGGCCATGCAGGAAGTGTTGAAGCGCCAATTCCCCGAATTGGCCTCGGGTCCATGGCAAATTTACGGCATGATCGTCAAGGAATTTCACCACCGCCCCGGACGAAAGTGCGAGGTGGTTTATGGGTTGTACTTTAAAAACGCCGTGACCAGCGAGTTGCATCGGCAAACCTTGTCGGCCACGGTGCTGCCCAATAGCGAGGCTGAGACACTCTTTGCCGATGAACAGCAGCACCCTCATTTTCAGCCTCCCATCGGCTTTGCCGTGCACCTGATTCCGGAAGTGGGAATGATTCTCTGGGGTTTTCCCAATGACCCCCGGCTCCGGCGCTTGCCCGCGCTGGTGGATCCGGTGCTGCTGCAGGAAATTTTGCAACAAAATTGGGCGAGCTTGCAGGTGCCGCGCGATCATCGCCTGGCCGGCGTCGATACCGAAGTCGTCAAATACGTGCCGCAGGATCGCTGCACCCTCAAGCACACCCTGCGGCTGCAAAACGCCGGTCATGATGACAAGCTGGTGGTTTTCAGCAAAACCTACAGCGACAAAACCGATGGCGAGCCGATTTTTGGCGTGGTGCGCGACTTGTGGAATGCGCCGGTTTGCCAATCCGGCGCGCTGGCGATTCCGGAGCCGCTGTTCTTCAATCGCGAGCTCAATGTTATCTTTCAGCGCGGCCTGGCCGGGCTGAATATGGATGAGAGCGAAATTTTGAGCCGGATCGATCTCGAGGCGGCAATGGAAAAAATCGGCGTGGCCCTGGCCGGCATTCATCAAAGCGCAGTGCCGGCCTCCAGCTTCCGTTCGCTGCAGAAGGAAATCTACGAGGTCGCCGAAGGCATGGAAGCCTTGTGCAAATTCAATCCGGCTTATCAAGCCCCACTGGAAGCCATCAACGAGGAGTTGTGGCAAAGATTGCCGGCGCTCCCCTCGCTCGGCTCTGTGCCGATTCACGGGGCGTTTCGGCTCAGCCAGCTTCTCATCGCCGGCGACAAAATCGGCCTGGTTGATTTTGACGGTTTCTTGCAGGGCGACCCGGTTGTGGACGTGGGCAGCTTTGTGGCGCACTTGCTTTATTTGGTGGTGAAGGGTGATCTGACCGAAACGCGAAGCCGCGCTGCCATCCGCCGCTTTTGCCGCGCCTATGCCGAAGCCGTGCCGTGGGGATTGCCGGACGATCTTTTGCACTGGTGCGTTCCGGTCATGCTCATCAGCAAACAGGCGAAAAAATGTATCCGGCTCGCGAAAGACAATCACGCCGCCAAAGTCGAACAATTGGTGAATTGGGCCGGCGCCATTCTCGAGGGCAAAGAGCGGCTGGCGTGA
- a CDS encoding peroxidase-related enzyme (This protein belongs to a clade of uncharacterized proteins related to peroxidases such as the alkylhydroperoxidase AhpD.) — protein sequence MPWVKVISESAATGDLLELYKEQRKKGKHSDVPLGEASMPPAYSVFSQNGAALCALKELEAIIRFGKSELSRLQREMIATVTSRLNECVFCTMAHARFVRDKTKDEKFYEDLVRDYQQADLRPADRAMLDYAAKLTQNPGAVTAEDVAGLRAHGFSDAAITDIALNVSFMCLYNRMILGLGAEVQPHKLEEARRLGMKLPPHEQK from the coding sequence ATGCCCTGGGTCAAAGTCATCAGTGAGTCTGCAGCAACGGGCGATTTGTTGGAATTATACAAAGAGCAGAGAAAAAAAGGCAAACATAGCGACGTTCCGCTGGGCGAGGCCAGCATGCCGCCGGCCTATTCGGTGTTTTCGCAGAACGGCGCCGCGCTTTGCGCGCTCAAAGAATTGGAAGCAATTATCCGATTTGGCAAATCCGAGCTGTCGCGCCTGCAGCGGGAAATGATCGCGACGGTCACCTCGCGCTTGAACGAATGCGTCTTTTGCACCATGGCGCACGCGCGATTCGTGCGGGACAAAACCAAGGACGAAAAATTCTACGAGGATTTGGTGCGCGATTATCAGCAGGCGGATTTGCGCCCGGCTGATCGGGCCATGCTGGATTATGCCGCGAAATTGACGCAAAACCCCGGTGCCGTAACCGCCGAGGACGTTGCCGGATTGCGCGCGCACGGTTTTTCCGATGCCGCCATCACGGATATTGCGTTGAATGTCAGTTTCATGTGCCTGTATAATCGCATGATATTGGGATTGGGCGCCGAGGTTCAACCGCACAAGCTCGAGGAAGCCCGTCGCCTGGGCATGAAACTGCCGCCGCATGAGCAGAAATAA
- a CDS encoding aminoglycoside phosphotransferase family protein, with protein sequence MAEIFSKNLRPALAEQSLQIERCAVEWLQHRRGRRCRLLYRLNMRDAGGQTIDQWFFGKLLRPGQARREYEEAMIAASSPNGLWQPLYLWPDLEMVIWSFPHDPAMPGLRQAADPIWVQARLNSQIAALGLPAAWRCEEVVVERVKYMPGKRCVLRCHARLADCHKNAVAQASSLQADMIFALHCDARVKVNADSSGASRCLSFYSKTYADGKSVLHFANLQKLYANALRNGQSFKVPRPLAHWDEANTLWQESWEGRPLIDRLGELDWEKLFPRIAAALAAFHQSPCDHLPEVEALERGFEAVQEDAPMLGWLLPQQQARFDEAQAAIAAAKEILSRQPAPHAPTHGTMRLEQILFKDGDMALVDFDAAALSDPHLDVAEFLISLQFLEFSHGLPRQRLAAAAQSFQAAYARQVPWRLDPQRVAWHAAVSLLDKLHEALRNLDANTLQKLEAILEVMEDWLKIISK encoded by the coding sequence ATGGCTGAAATTTTTTCTAAAAATTTGCGGCCGGCGCTTGCTGAGCAGAGTTTGCAAATCGAACGTTGCGCCGTGGAATGGCTGCAGCATCGCCGCGGCCGGCGCTGCCGGTTGCTTTACCGCCTCAACATGCGAGATGCCGGCGGCCAAACAATCGACCAGTGGTTCTTTGGCAAGCTCTTACGGCCGGGCCAGGCACGCCGGGAGTATGAAGAGGCCATGATCGCGGCTTCGTCGCCAAACGGCCTGTGGCAGCCGCTGTATCTCTGGCCTGATCTTGAAATGGTGATCTGGAGTTTTCCGCATGATCCGGCGATGCCCGGATTGCGCCAGGCCGCTGATCCCATTTGGGTGCAAGCCCGGCTCAATTCCCAAATCGCAGCGTTGGGTTTACCCGCCGCGTGGCGATGCGAAGAGGTGGTGGTGGAGCGCGTGAAATACATGCCGGGCAAACGTTGCGTGTTGCGCTGCCATGCGCGCCTCGCCGATTGCCACAAAAATGCCGTAGCGCAGGCTTCCAGCCTGCAAGCAGACATGATATTTGCGTTACATTGCGACGCGCGTGTAAAAGTCAATGCCGATTCCTCTGGCGCCAGCCGCTGTCTCTCATTTTACAGCAAGACCTACGCAGATGGCAAAAGCGTTTTGCACTTTGCGAATTTGCAGAAGTTGTACGCCAATGCTTTGCGCAATGGCCAATCATTCAAGGTCCCCCGGCCCTTGGCGCATTGGGACGAGGCCAACACCCTTTGGCAGGAATCTTGGGAAGGCCGGCCGCTGATTGACCGGCTTGGTGAGCTGGATTGGGAAAAATTGTTTCCACGCATCGCCGCTGCGCTGGCGGCTTTTCATCAAAGCCCATGCGACCACCTGCCCGAGGTTGAGGCGTTGGAACGCGGATTTGAAGCCGTGCAGGAAGATGCGCCGATGTTGGGCTGGCTTTTGCCGCAGCAGCAAGCGCGTTTCGACGAGGCGCAGGCTGCTATTGCCGCCGCCAAAGAAATTTTGTCGCGACAGCCGGCGCCGCACGCGCCGACTCACGGCACCATGCGTCTCGAACAAATCCTGTTCAAAGACGGCGACATGGCCCTGGTCGATTTCGACGCCGCGGCGTTGAGCGATCCGCATCTTGACGTCGCCGAATTTTTGATTTCGCTGCAATTTTTGGAATTTTCACACGGTCTGCCGCGTCAACGTTTGGCTGCCGCCGCGCAATCGTTCCAAGCCGCTTATGCCCGGCAGGTTCCCTGGCGCCTCGATCCCCAGCGCGTGGCCTGGCATGCCGCCGTGTCTTTGCTGGATAAACTGCACGAGGCGCTGCGGAATTTGGATGCCAACACGCTGCAAAAGCTCGAGGCGATTTTGGAAGTCATGGAAGATTGGTTGAAAATCATCAGCAAGTGA
- a CDS encoding glycosyltransferase family 4 protein — MRIAFIRTKKESTVITRDTPPHGAPMELKFSPKSGSSSKNIILGLQHYGLATACEEWKLWNGPFQEIPANGRLAVKLFPCDGDLTSPALARYLTANGAPEMLWVEGTEHPPYIRQIFELCPDSFKIVYSKEWRPWKIEKLEQYDLCLVDEDWEAEEVNKHYPGVHCAVWDKLIDYETMHYPLPCEKIYDICYVAYLRPRKNHELLFRAMAKLQDRKLRCVCVGDDRKGNREELEKLIAELNLAVHFTGEVPKEEVNRYINQSRIGVMAAVLDAAPRAILEYMAADVPVLVNSELWAGARYVGPGAGLVKSPEEFHLGLAALLDNYQNYSPRRFLLQNYSLEKVMAKFIEILGQAGYQFRRNFNALGQSHQ; from the coding sequence ATGAGAATCGCCTTCATTCGCACCAAAAAGGAAAGCACCGTCATCACCCGCGACACGCCGCCACACGGCGCGCCGATGGAGCTGAAATTTTCGCCGAAATCCGGCAGCAGCTCCAAAAATATCATTCTCGGGCTTCAGCACTATGGTCTGGCCACGGCCTGCGAAGAGTGGAAATTGTGGAACGGCCCGTTTCAGGAAATTCCGGCGAACGGGCGGCTGGCGGTGAAGCTGTTTCCCTGCGATGGTGATCTCACCTCGCCGGCGCTGGCGCGTTATCTCACCGCCAACGGCGCGCCGGAAATGCTGTGGGTGGAAGGCACCGAGCATCCGCCGTACATCCGGCAAATTTTCGAGCTGTGTCCGGACAGCTTCAAAATCGTTTATTCAAAAGAATGGCGGCCGTGGAAAATCGAAAAGCTCGAGCAATACGACCTTTGCCTGGTCGACGAAGACTGGGAAGCCGAAGAGGTCAACAAGCATTATCCCGGGGTGCATTGCGCGGTGTGGGACAAGCTGATCGACTATGAAACCATGCATTATCCCCTGCCGTGCGAGAAAATTTACGACATTTGTTATGTCGCGTATTTGCGGCCGCGCAAAAATCACGAGCTGCTCTTTCGCGCCATGGCGAAGTTGCAAGACCGGAAGTTGCGCTGTGTTTGTGTCGGCGACGACCGCAAAGGCAATCGCGAGGAGTTGGAGAAGCTGATTGCGGAGTTGAATCTCGCCGTGCATTTCACCGGCGAGGTTCCCAAAGAGGAAGTCAATCGCTACATCAACCAATCCAGAATAGGCGTGATGGCGGCGGTGTTGGATGCGGCGCCGCGCGCAATTTTGGAATACATGGCCGCTGATGTTCCCGTGCTGGTTAATTCGGAGTTGTGGGCCGGAGCACGATATGTCGGCCCCGGCGCTGGTTTGGTGAAATCGCCGGAGGAATTTCATCTTGGACTCGCGGCGCTGTTGGATAATTATCAAAACTACTCGCCGCGCCGGTTCTTGTTGCAAAACTATTCTTTGGAAAAAGTTATGGCGAAGTTTATCGAAATTTTAGGACAAGCAGGTTACCAATTCAGGAGGAATTTTAATGCCCTGGGTCAAAGTCATCAGTGA